In a single window of the Panthera leo isolate Ple1 chromosome A1, P.leo_Ple1_pat1.1, whole genome shotgun sequence genome:
- the GDNF gene encoding glial cell line-derived neurotrophic factor isoform X1, with product MPEDYPDQFDDVMDFIQATIRRLKRSPEKQMALPPRRERNRQAAAANTENSRGKGRRGQRGRNRGCVLTAIHLNVTDLGLGYETKEELIFRYCSGSCDAAETMYDKILKNLSKNRRLVSDKVGQACCRPIAYDDDLSFLDDNLVYHILRKHSAKRCGCI from the coding sequence ATGCCAGAGGATTATCCTGATCAGTTTGACGACGTCATGGATTTTATTCAAGCTACCATCAGAAGACTGAAAAGGTCACCCGAGAAACAAATGGCCTTGCCGCCTAGAAGAGAGCGGAATCGGCAGGCGGCGGCCGCCAACACGGAGAATTCCAGAGGGAAAGGTCGGCGAGGCCAGAGGGGCAGAAATCGGGGTTGTGTCTTAACTGCGATACATTTAAACGTCACCGACCTGGGTTTGGGCTACGAAACCAAGGAGGAACTGATTTTTAGGTACTGCAGCGGCTCCTGTGATGCAGCTGAGACAATGTAcgacaaaatattaaaaaacttatCCAAAAACAGAAGGCTGGTGAGTGACAAAGTCGGGCAGGCATGCTGCAGACCCATCGCCTATGACGACGACCTGTCGTTTTTAGATGACAACCTGGTTTACCATATTCTAAGAAAGCATTCCGCTAAAAGGTGTGGATGTATCTGA